CGATGCAATAACTATCGGGATGAGAAAATAAATAAATATTTTGAGAAATTTCTTCATGTTAGAATTGGAAATAAATGAATGATGCGCTCTTGCCACCCAAGAATACTATCACAATCAGCATAATGTAATAGATTGCCCAGCGGAGAGCTCTGTTTTTTATGTATGCGTCAAATTGAAGCGGGTGCCTCTTGTCTCTCTGAAGCCACTCAATAATAACCATCACTAAAACCAAGATGATAGATTTCTTTCCAATCGGCAGTCCGGCCACATGTTTTGCAGTAAACATTCCGCCTATGTAACCAAATGCTTGTGAGACTGTTGTGGCTCTGAATATTACCCATCCTATTAGGGCAAGGCAGAATGTCATGAGCATTTGCAGGAATTCTTTTATTGACGGAAGTATCTTTCCCGGAGCAACTATCGTTTTGTATTTTATGTTGATTCCCAAAAGGATGAATACCAAGAATAAAAAGGCATGATAAAGTCCCCACATTACGAATGTCCAGTTTGCTCCATGCCACAGGCCGCAAAGAGCAAATACAATTGCGGAGTTTAATATAGTTCTGCCGGTTCCCTTTCTATTGCCGCCTAGTGGAATGTATATATAGTCTGTAAACCAAGATGTTAGGGATATATGCCACTTGGACCAAAACTCTCTTGGATTGCGTGAAAAATACGGCAGATTGAAGTTTGTCATCAACTGTACTCCAAACAATTTTGCAGTGCCAATTGCAATGTCTGAATAACCTGAGAAATCTCCATATATCTGGAATGTGAATAAAAATGCACCAATGATAAGTGTAGTCCCGTCACAGTTTTGCCAATTTGCAAATATCTGATTTACAGTTATAGCGCAATTGTCTGCAATAACAATCTTTTTAAAAAATCCCCATAACATGTGCCTGCATCCGTCAACTGCATCTTTGTAATCAAAGTGTCTTTCCTTTTGGAACTGAGGCAGCAGGTTGGTTGCTCTCTCTATAGGTCCTGCAACCAGCTGAGGGAAGAAACTAAGGTAT
The window above is part of the Bacteroidales bacterium genome. Proteins encoded here:
- a CDS encoding MBOAT family protein → MLFNSIAFLVFLPIVFICYWFIFKKLNAQNFFVLVASYVFYGWWDWRFLGLILLTTFLSYLSGLLIEKYEGKRNKQKLVSAVNIIVNLGILGFFKYFNFFAESMAQLLGLFGVTMDAITVKVILPVGVSFYTFQALSYSIDVYKGKLAASKSFVNFAAYLSFFPQLVAGPIERATNLLPQFQKERHFDYKDAVDGCRHMLWGFFKKIVIADNCAITVNQIFANWQNCDGTTLIIGAFLFTFQIYGDFSGYSDIAIGTAKLFGVQLMTNFNLPYFSRNPREFWSKWHISLTSWFTDYIYIPLGGNRKGTGRTILNSAIVFALCGLWHGANWTFVMWGLYHAFLFLVFILLGINIKYKTIVAPGKILPSIKEFLQMLMTFCLALIGWVIFRATTVSQAFGYIGGMFTAKHVAGLPIGKKSIILVLVMVIIEWLQRDKRHPLQFDAYIKNRALRWAIYYIMLIVIVFLGGKSASFIYFQF